GACGAACCGGCCGTTGACGACGACCGTAATGCCGCCGCGGTTCGACCGCGTCACGTCCGGCCGCGCGATCCAGCCGGAAATTTTGAAATCCGGCGTCTCCGCGGCGACCGGGATCATCCGCTTCGCCGTTCCCGTCCCGTAAACGGCCGCCGCCGCCTGCTGCAGATCGCCGCCGCCGGACGTATCCAGCAATTGCGTCCCGTTATGGTCGAGACGGAACGCGATGTCCGGGCGGGACAGCGCCAGACGGTACATGTAGTCGGTTATGTGGCCGAGCTCCGTCTGCACCGTCTTCATGTATTTCAGCCGCGCCGGCGTGTTGTAAAACAAATCCTTCACCCGGAAGTCGGTGCCGCGGGGCGCCGCCGTTTCCTCGAACGCGAGCTTCGCCCCGCCTTCGATGACGAGCCGGTGCGCAAGGCCGTCGTCGTTCGCCGAGGAGATGCACTCGACGCGCGAGACGGCCGCGATGCTCGGCAGCGCCTCGCCCCGAAAGCCGAGGCTTCGAATGGCGTACAAATCTTTGCCGGTGCGGATTTTGCTCGTGGCGTGGCGCTCGAAGGCGACCGCGAGATCGTCGGGCTCCATGCCCGAGCCGTCGTCGACGACGCGGATCGTTCGCACGCCGCCTTCTTCGACGGTGACGTCGATCGTGCGGCTGCCCGCGTCGATCGCGTTCTCCACGAGCTCCTTGACGACCGACGACGGCCGTTCCACGACCTCGCCGGCGGCGATTTGGTTCGCCAGATGATCGTCTAGAATGCGAATCTTACCCATGATCGATCCACTCCACTACGACGCTCTTGCCCTCCGTCTTCGCCTTCGCGTTCGGGAACGCCTTCGCGAACGCGCCGAGCTCGATGTAGCTGGCGCCGTCCCGCAGCAGCAAGCCGCCGTTCGGCTTCGCCGCGAACGAGGCCGCGCCGCCGAGGCCGGTCAGCTTCACCGACTGCGCCGCGCCGTCCCATGCCGCCGCGCCGTCGATGACGGCCGCGAGCGCCTTGGCGGACAAATACGTTCGGCCGCCTTCGACGACCCAAGCCGCCGTCTCGTCGAACGATACGCCGTTCACGACCGTCTCGTAGCTGCGGAACGTCAGCTTCAGCTCGTCCGCGCCGGCGAGACGGAGCGCCTTCAGCGTCGCCTCGAGACGCGTCGAAGCGATGACGTCCGGATGGATGCCGACTCCGTCCACCGGGCTGCGCCGCGGCGTCAAATATTGCTGCACCGTCACCTTCAGCCCCCCGCCGCTCTCGAGCGGAATAAGCTGCTGCACGCTGCCTTTGCCGTACGTGCGCTCGCCGACGAGCGTCGCGAGCTTGTAGTCCTGCAGCGCGCCCGCGAACACCTCCGACGCGCTCGCGCTGTCGCCGTCGACGAGGAGTACGACGGGCACGTCGACCGACGAGCCGTTCTCGATCTCCATCGGCCTCCGGCTGCCGTCCCGGTTCACCATGTACAAAATCGGTCCGTCTTCGACGAAAAACGTGGCGACCTCGGCGACCGCGTCCAAATAACCGCCCGGATTGCCGCGGATGTCGATCACCAGCGCAACGTACTCGGGATCCGCCTCGAACGCGCGCAGCGCTTCGCGGACGAGGCCGGCCGTGTCGCTCGAGAACGAATCGATGCGGATATAGCCCGTACCGCCGTCCGTCATCTCGTAGGAGACGCTCGGGATGTGGAACGGCTGGCGCGTAATCGTCACCGTTTTGAGCAGCCGACTGGCGCCGTCCGCGATGTGCAGCTTCACCGTCGACCCTTCCGGACCGAGCAGCATATCGTATATATCCTCCAGCGGGGTATCTTTCACGACCTTCTCCCCGACGCGAACGATCGCGTCGCCGGGCTTCAGTCCAGCCCCTTTCGCCGCGGAGCCCTCGAACACCTCCAAGATCAGCAGCCCTTCGTCCGTTTGGGCGAACTGGATGCCGATGCCGACCATGACTTGTTCATAGGTATCCTGCAGCGCCTGCCATTCCTCCGGGTCGAAGTACTCCGTGTACGGGTCGTCCAGCGCTTCCAGCATGCCGCGGATGGCGGCGTCCTTCAGCTGTTCCCCGGAGGAGCCGCTCACATGCATCGTTTCCAGGAGCGAAAACACCTCGTACAGCTCGTCCTTCGGCTCCGCGGCGAACCCCGCGGCCGGCGAGGCGATCGTCGCGGCGAGCGCCGCGGCCGCGGCCGCCCGCATCCATACTCCCGTTCTCCAACGCTTTTGCTTCGTCATCGGATCTCTCTCCCGCTCCCGCATAGGGCGCACCATATTTTCACGACTGCGTTTTTTTCTTTAATTCGAACAGGAACTGCATCGCCTCGAGCGGCGTCATGTTCATCGGATCGGCTTTGTTCAGCAGCTCCAGCACCTCGTCGGCCGCCGGATCGCGCTTTCGCGCCGGCTCAGCGACGTCGTCGCCGAACATGACGAGCTGCTGGACGCCGGCGCTCGCTCCGCCGCGCCGCGGCGGCTTCGCGGACGCCCCTGCCGCCGCCAGCGCCGGGACCGCGACGCGCTCCTCCGCCGTCGCCTCGTAATCGCGCAGCAGCGCGTACGCCCGGTCGATGACCGCGCGCGGCAGTCCCGCCAGCTGCGCGCAATAGATGCCGTAAGAGGAATCGGCCGCGCCGGAGACGAGCTTGCGCAGGAACGTCACCTGATCGCCGCTCTCCTTGACCGCCATGCACGCGTTGGACAAATACGGCAGCGAGCCTTCCAAATGCGCGAGCTCGTGGTAATGCGTCGAGACGAGCGTTTTGCAGCCGATATGCTCGTGCAGATGCTCGATCACCGCCTGGGCGATCGCCATCCCTTCGCCGGTCGACGTGCCGCGCCCGAGCTCGTCGATGACGACGAGGCTTCGTTCCGTCGCTTTCGCGATCATCGTTTGAATATCCTGCATCTCGACCATGAACGTGCTTTGCCCGCCGGCGAGGTCGTCCGCCGCGCCGATCCGGGTGAACACCCGGTCGACGATCGGGATGCGGGCGCGCTTCGCGGGCACGAACGAGCCGAGCTGGGCCATGATCGAGATCAGCGCCACCTGGCGCATGTATGTGCTCTTCCCCGCCATGTTCGGGCCCGTGATGAGCAGCGCCCGCGTGCCGTCCCGCGTCAGCCGCGTGTCGTTCGCGATGAACGTGCCGCTCGTGAGCACCGACTCGACGACCGGATGGCGGCCGTCGACGACTTCAAGGTCGTAGCCCTCGTGAATATCGGGACGAACGTACCGGTTGGCCGCCGCCACCGTCGCGAGCGACTGCAAGGCGTCGATCGTCGCCATTCGCTCCGCGAGCCGCTGCAGCCGAGGGATTTCCGCCGCGAGCCGCTCCCGCAGTTCGAGGAACAAGCCGTATTCGAGATCGACCATCTTCTCCTCGGCCTCGAGAATAAGCGCCTCTTTCTCCTTCAGCTCCGGCGTGACGTACCGCTCGGCCGCCGCCATCGTCTGCTTGCGCTCGTAGCGCCCCTCCGGCACCATGTGCAGGTTCGCGCGGGTCACTTCGATATAGTAGCCGAACACTTTGTTGTAGCCGATTTTCAGCGAGCGGATGCCGGTCGCCTCGCGTTCGGCCTGCTCGAGCTCGGCGATCCACCGTTTGCCGTTCTTGCTCGCCTCGCGCAGCTTGTCGAGATGCGGGTCGAAACCGTCGCGGATGAGGCCGCCTTCGCGAATCGAGACGGGCGGCTCCGGATGGATCGCCGTCTCGATCCATTCGCGGATGTCCGCGCCTTCGTCCGGGTCGCCGGCGATGCGCATAAGCACGTCGCCTCCCGCGCGCCGGGCGAGGTCCATCAGCTGCGGCACGACGGCGAGCGAGGACGCCAGCGCGTTCAAATCGCGGGCGTTCGCCGAGCCGTACGCGATCCGGCCGGACAGCCGTTCGAGGTCGTATACCTGCTTCAGCAGCTCCCGGACTTCCTCCCGGACGAGCAGGTTGCGATGGAACGCCTCGACCGCGTCGAGACGAGCCGCGATGGCGCTCGCGCTGACGAGCGGCTTGTCCAGCCAGCGGCGAAGCAGGCGGGCGCCCATCGACGTCACCGTCTTGTCCAGCATGCCGAGGAGCGAGCCTTTCCGATTCCGGTCTCGCGCCGTCTCGGTCAGCTCTAAATTTTTTCTCGTAAACGGATCTAGCGTCATGTACCCGCTAGGTTCATAGACGCGAACCGAGCGAATATGGCCGAGCGACCGCTTCTGCGTCTCCGACAAATACGACAGC
The Paenibacillus sp. DNA segment above includes these coding regions:
- a CDS encoding S41 family peptidase translates to MTKQKRWRTGVWMRAAAAAALAATIASPAAGFAAEPKDELYEVFSLLETMHVSGSSGEQLKDAAIRGMLEALDDPYTEYFDPEEWQALQDTYEQVMVGIGIQFAQTDEGLLILEVFEGSAAKGAGLKPGDAIVRVGEKVVKDTPLEDIYDMLLGPEGSTVKLHIADGASRLLKTVTITRQPFHIPSVSYEMTDGGTGYIRIDSFSSDTAGLVREALRAFEADPEYVALVIDIRGNPGGYLDAVAEVATFFVEDGPILYMVNRDGSRRPMEIENGSSVDVPVVLLVDGDSASASEVFAGALQDYKLATLVGERTYGKGSVQQLIPLESGGGLKVTVQQYLTPRRSPVDGVGIHPDVIASTRLEATLKALRLAGADELKLTFRSYETVVNGVSFDETAAWVVEGGRTYLSAKALAAVIDGAAAWDGAAQSVKLTGLGGAASFAAKPNGGLLLRDGASYIELGAFAKAFPNAKAKTEGKSVVVEWIDHG
- the mutS gene encoding DNA mismatch repair protein MutS — encoded protein: MAKLTPMMEQYLSVKAQAQDAFLFFRLGDFYEMFFEDAVLAARELEITLTARGGGEDRIPMCGVPYHSAEAYIARLIEKGYKVAICEQVEDPAEAKGVVKREIVRVVTPGTVMDGKTLPDRANNYLAAVVERAGRWAVAACDVTTGELYAVATMGVTEAADELSVYNATEVVSPEAVAGRLKAALADRLKHVVFTSREEAGDESAWLTEHFPALSLDGLDALHRSAAALLLSYLSETQKRSLGHIRSVRVYEPSGYMTLDPFTRKNLELTETARDRNRKGSLLGMLDKTVTSMGARLLRRWLDKPLVSASAIAARLDAVEAFHRNLLVREEVRELLKQVYDLERLSGRIAYGSANARDLNALASSLAVVPQLMDLARRAGGDVLMRIAGDPDEGADIREWIETAIHPEPPVSIREGGLIRDGFDPHLDKLREASKNGKRWIAELEQAEREATGIRSLKIGYNKVFGYYIEVTRANLHMVPEGRYERKQTMAAAERYVTPELKEKEALILEAEEKMVDLEYGLFLELRERLAAEIPRLQRLAERMATIDALQSLATVAAANRYVRPDIHEGYDLEVVDGRHPVVESVLTSGTFIANDTRLTRDGTRALLITGPNMAGKSTYMRQVALISIMAQLGSFVPAKRARIPIVDRVFTRIGAADDLAGGQSTFMVEMQDIQTMIAKATERSLVVIDELGRGTSTGEGMAIAQAVIEHLHEHIGCKTLVSTHYHELAHLEGSLPYLSNACMAVKESGDQVTFLRKLVSGAADSSYGIYCAQLAGLPRAVIDRAYALLRDYEATAEERVAVPALAAAGASAKPPRRGGASAGVQQLVMFGDDVAEPARKRDPAADEVLELLNKADPMNMTPLEAMQFLFELKKKTQS